From a single Nocardioides panacis genomic region:
- a CDS encoding LLM class flavin-dependent oxidoreductase yields the protein MQFGIFTVGDVTTDPTTGATPSEHERIKATIAIAKKAEEVGLDVFATGEHHNPPFVPSAPTTTLAYIAAQTERLLLSTATTLITTTDPVRIAEDYATLQHLSDGRVDLMMGRGNTGPVYPWFGKDIRDGIPLAIENYHLLRRLWREEVVSWEGKYRTPLQGFTATPRPLDDLPPFVWHGSIRSPEIAEQAAYYGDGFFANHIFWPASHTRQMVDLYRRRFEHYGHGSADQAIVGLGGQVFMRKNSQDAVREFRPYFDNAPVYGHGPSLEDFTSQTPLTVGSPQEVIERTLGFREYAGDYQRQLFLMDHAGLPLTTVLEQLDILGEEVVPVLRKEFAALRPAHVPDAPTHASMLAARTATQEVSA from the coding sequence ATGCAGTTCGGCATCTTCACCGTCGGGGACGTCACCACGGACCCCACCACCGGCGCCACCCCCAGCGAGCACGAGCGCATCAAGGCCACCATCGCGATCGCGAAGAAGGCCGAGGAGGTCGGGCTGGACGTGTTCGCCACGGGTGAGCACCACAACCCGCCGTTCGTCCCGTCCGCGCCCACGACCACGCTGGCCTACATCGCCGCGCAGACCGAGCGGCTGCTGCTGTCGACCGCGACCACGCTGATCACCACGACCGACCCGGTGCGGATCGCCGAGGACTACGCGACCCTGCAGCACCTCTCGGACGGCCGCGTCGACCTGATGATGGGGCGCGGCAACACCGGCCCGGTCTACCCGTGGTTCGGCAAGGACATCCGCGACGGCATCCCGCTGGCCATCGAGAACTACCACCTGCTGCGCCGGCTCTGGCGCGAGGAGGTCGTGAGCTGGGAGGGGAAGTACCGCACCCCGCTGCAGGGCTTCACCGCGACGCCCCGTCCCCTCGACGACCTCCCACCGTTCGTCTGGCACGGCTCGATCCGCTCCCCCGAGATCGCCGAGCAGGCGGCGTACTACGGGGACGGGTTCTTCGCGAACCACATCTTCTGGCCGGCCTCGCACACCCGGCAGATGGTCGACCTCTACCGCCGCCGCTTCGAGCACTACGGGCACGGGTCCGCCGACCAGGCCATCGTCGGCCTCGGCGGCCAGGTGTTCATGCGCAAGAACAGCCAGGACGCCGTCCGCGAGTTCCGGCCGTACTTCGACAACGCGCCGGTCTACGGCCACGGGCCGTCGCTGGAGGACTTCACCTCCCAGACGCCGCTGACCGTCGGCAGCCCGCAGGAGGTCATCGAGCGCACCCTCGGCTTCCGGGAGTACGCCGGGGACTACCAGCGCCAGCTGTTCCTGATGGACCACGCGGGGCTGCCCCTCACGACCGTGCTGGAGCAGCTCGACATCCTCGGCGAGGAGGTCGTGCCCGTGCTGCGCAAGGAGTTCGCGGCGCTGCGCCCGGCGCACGTCCCGGACGCCCCCACCCACGCCTCGATGCTCGCCGCCCGCACCGCCACCCAGGAGGTCTCCGCATGA
- a CDS encoding IclR family transcriptional regulator domain-containing protein, with protein sequence MTERESHYVQSLARGLSVITAFGPETPELSLSDVARATGLTRAAARRFLLTLVDLGHVRQDGKLFRLTPRVLTLGYAYLSALSLPGIAEPHLERLVREVRESSSMSVLDGHEIVYVARVPTSRIMTVAINVGTRFPAYATSMGRVLLAGLDDEALEAHLAALELEPFTEHTVGTVEDLRALVHETREQGYALVDQELEHGLRSIAAPVRNRHGVVVAAVNVSSHVSRVTREQARDELLPALLRAVTEIETDLSRTQ encoded by the coding sequence GTGACCGAGCGGGAGAGCCACTACGTGCAGTCCCTGGCCCGCGGCCTCTCGGTGATCACCGCGTTCGGCCCGGAGACCCCCGAGCTCAGCCTCAGCGACGTGGCCCGCGCGACCGGCCTGACCCGGGCCGCCGCCCGCCGGTTCCTGCTCACGCTGGTCGACCTCGGGCACGTCCGGCAGGACGGCAAGCTGTTCCGGCTCACCCCGCGGGTGCTGACCCTGGGCTACGCCTACCTCTCGGCGCTGTCCCTGCCGGGGATCGCCGAGCCGCACCTCGAGCGGCTGGTCCGCGAGGTGCGCGAGTCCTCCTCGATGTCGGTGCTCGACGGCCACGAGATCGTGTACGTCGCCCGGGTCCCGACCTCGCGGATCATGACCGTCGCCATCAACGTCGGCACCCGCTTCCCGGCGTACGCCACCTCGATGGGGCGGGTGCTGCTGGCCGGCCTGGACGACGAGGCCCTGGAGGCGCACCTCGCGGCCCTGGAGCTCGAGCCGTTCACCGAGCACACGGTCGGCACCGTCGAGGACCTGCGGGCCCTGGTCCACGAGACCCGCGAGCAGGGCTACGCGCTCGTGGACCAGGAGCTCGAGCACGGCCTGCGCTCGATCGCCGCCCCGGTCCGCAACCGGCACGGCGTCGTGGTCGCCGCCGTCAACGTCTCCTCGCACGTCAGCCGGGTCACCCGCGAGCAGGCCCGCGACGAGCTGCTGCCCGCGCTGCTGCGGGCGGTCACCGAGATCGAGACCGACCTGTCCCGGACCCAGTAG
- a CDS encoding glutathione S-transferase family protein: MSEHGYVEDDFARDTDYIEDRITADGRDGWPVEADRYRLVVSRACPWANRAIIVRRLLGLEDVLGMGVCGPTHDERSWTFDLDLDGRDPVLGIERLQDAFLARFPDYPKGITVPAIVDVPTGKVVTNDFPQMTLDLSLEWTAHHRDGAPSLYPEALREEIDEVNAWVYTDVNNGVYRCGFAGRQASYERAYDRLFGALDRLEERLTDRRYLVGDTITEADVRLFTTLVRFDPVYHGHFKANRNKLVEMPALWGYARDLFQTRGFGDTVDFEHIKRHYYVVHSDINPTRIVPKGPDLAGWLTPHGREALGGRPFGDGTPPPAPRKDERVPSEHRAA, encoded by the coding sequence ATGAGTGAGCACGGCTACGTCGAGGACGACTTCGCCCGCGACACCGACTACATCGAGGACCGGATCACCGCGGACGGCCGGGACGGCTGGCCGGTCGAGGCGGACCGCTACCGGCTCGTCGTCTCCCGGGCCTGCCCCTGGGCCAACCGCGCGATCATCGTGCGCCGGCTGCTCGGCCTGGAGGACGTGCTCGGCATGGGCGTGTGCGGACCGACCCACGACGAGCGGAGCTGGACCTTCGACCTGGACCTCGACGGCCGCGACCCGGTGCTCGGCATCGAGCGGCTCCAGGACGCCTTCCTCGCCCGGTTCCCGGACTACCCCAAGGGCATCACGGTCCCCGCGATCGTCGACGTGCCGACCGGAAAGGTCGTCACCAACGACTTCCCGCAGATGACGTTGGACCTGTCGCTGGAGTGGACCGCGCACCACCGGGACGGCGCCCCGTCGCTGTACCCCGAGGCGCTGCGCGAGGAGATCGACGAGGTCAACGCGTGGGTCTACACCGACGTGAACAACGGCGTCTACCGCTGCGGCTTCGCCGGCCGGCAGGCGTCGTACGAGCGGGCCTACGACCGGCTGTTCGGGGCGCTGGACCGGCTCGAGGAGCGGCTGACGGACCGGCGCTACCTCGTCGGCGACACGATCACCGAGGCCGACGTACGCCTGTTCACCACGCTGGTGCGCTTCGACCCCGTCTACCACGGCCACTTCAAGGCGAACCGCAACAAGCTCGTCGAGATGCCGGCGCTGTGGGGCTACGCCCGCGACCTGTTCCAGACGCGCGGGTTCGGCGACACCGTCGACTTCGAGCACATCAAGCGGCACTACTACGTCGTGCACTCCGACATCAACCCCACCCGGATCGTGCCGAAGGGGCCGGACCTGGCCGGCTGGCTCACCCCGCACGGCCGCGAGGCTCTGGGTGGCCGTCCGTTCGGGGACGGGACACCGCCGCCGGCGCCGCGGAAGGACGAGCGGGTCCCGTCCGAGCACCGCGCCGCCTGA
- a CDS encoding thioesterase family protein, protein MQPFYVPDGPATFTSTPSTAGPWGPDSQHGGPPAALLTRAVERLERAGAARVVGRFTLELLGPVPVGPLRVEASVVRPGRTVEMCEATAYDVRRDRPVARATAWMFPAHEDGPVQQGEPRPHSPADGVPKPPPESWSGGYLDAVDWRWISGAVTEPGPGVVWMRPTVGLVEGEPLGPVQRLMACVDSASGVSAALDPAEWNFLNTELTVHVLRPPVGEWVCVEAETSLGSGSVGVATSRVYDAQGLVARSAQALLVVRR, encoded by the coding sequence GTGCAGCCCTTCTACGTCCCTGACGGCCCCGCCACGTTCACCTCCACGCCCTCCACGGCCGGCCCCTGGGGCCCGGACAGCCAGCACGGCGGGCCCCCGGCGGCGCTGCTGACCCGGGCGGTCGAGCGGCTCGAGCGGGCCGGCGCCGCACGCGTCGTGGGCCGGTTCACCCTGGAGCTGCTCGGGCCGGTGCCGGTCGGCCCGCTGCGCGTCGAGGCGTCCGTCGTGCGCCCCGGACGGACGGTGGAGATGTGCGAGGCGACGGCGTACGACGTGCGCCGCGACCGGCCCGTCGCCCGGGCCACCGCCTGGATGTTCCCGGCGCACGAGGACGGCCCCGTCCAGCAGGGCGAGCCGCGCCCGCACTCCCCCGCGGACGGCGTCCCCAAGCCGCCGCCGGAGTCCTGGTCCGGTGGCTACCTCGACGCCGTCGACTGGCGCTGGATCAGCGGCGCCGTCACCGAGCCGGGCCCGGGGGTGGTGTGGATGCGCCCGACGGTCGGGCTCGTCGAGGGTGAGCCGCTCGGCCCGGTGCAGCGGCTGATGGCCTGCGTGGACTCGGCCTCCGGCGTCTCGGCGGCGCTCGACCCCGCGGAGTGGAACTTCCTGAACACCGAGCTGACCGTGCACGTGCTGCGCCCGCCCGTCGGGGAGTGGGTGTGCGTCGAGGCGGAGACCTCGCTGGGGTCCGGCAGCGTCGGCGTCGCCACCTCCCGGGTGTACGACGCCCAGGGCCTCGTCGCGAGGTCGGCGCAGGCGCTGCTGGTCGTGCGTCGCTGA
- a CDS encoding FMN reductase — MTGRTIVVVTAGLSQPSSSRLLADQLATATDRALRLGGVEVDVVTLELRDLAHALTDHLLTGFPSGALAEALRAVRDADALIAVTPIFSASYSGLFKTFFDVLEDGTLEGKPVLLGATAGTARHSLALEFAARPLLAYLRADVVPTAVFAASEDFGSTGPGGGLSERVERAGRELADRVLGRQPGTRVDPFTNPTPFADLLGPHAG, encoded by the coding sequence ATGACCGGCCGCACGATCGTCGTGGTCACCGCAGGGCTGAGCCAGCCGTCGTCGTCGCGGCTGCTGGCCGACCAGCTCGCCACCGCGACCGACCGGGCCCTGCGCCTGGGCGGCGTCGAGGTCGACGTGGTGACCCTGGAGCTGCGCGACCTCGCGCACGCGCTGACCGACCACCTGCTCACCGGGTTCCCGTCCGGCGCGCTGGCCGAGGCCCTGCGGGCGGTGCGCGACGCCGACGCCCTGATCGCCGTGACGCCGATCTTCAGCGCGTCGTACAGCGGGCTGTTCAAGACGTTCTTCGACGTCCTGGAGGACGGCACCCTCGAGGGCAAGCCGGTGCTGCTCGGCGCCACCGCCGGCACCGCCCGGCACTCGCTGGCCCTGGAGTTCGCGGCCCGCCCGCTGCTCGCCTACCTGCGCGCCGACGTCGTGCCGACCGCCGTGTTCGCGGCCAGCGAGGACTTCGGGTCGACCGGGCCCGGCGGCGGGCTGTCCGAGCGGGTCGAGCGGGCCGGGCGCGAGCTGGCCGACCGGGTGCTGGGCCGGCAGCCCGGCACGCGCGTCGACCCGTTCACGAACCCCACGCCGTTCGCGGACCTGCTCGGCCCCCACGCCGGTTGA
- a CDS encoding dienelactone hydrolase family protein, which yields MKAVLGPVADSRSCPCAPRPSTSRPPDGTADAYLAAPEGDGHHPGVILYMDAFGPRPRLEEMADRLAAEGYVVLVPHVFYRQGRAPLIDTSSLQDPDARRELFAQIGPWMAALTPELAMRDADAYVDFLRSHDQVGNGPIGVTGYCMGGALALRTAAEHPGDVGAAAAFHPARLATDAPDSAHLLADRLTAEVYVAAADQDQGMPPEQQERLDAALTAAGVTHTCEQYDGAAHGFHDVRHGRLRRAGDRAALGGPDRPVPARVAGVSHQGRGYQCGHGYEQAPAHQGRRRRHPAERRPGRR from the coding sequence ATGAAGGCGGTCTTGGGGCCGGTGGCAGACTCCCGGTCATGTCCCTGCGCACCTCGACCGTCGACATCGAGACCCCCCGACGGCACCGCCGACGCCTACCTCGCCGCTCCCGAGGGCGACGGCCACCACCCCGGCGTGATCCTCTACATGGACGCGTTCGGCCCGCGCCCACGGCTCGAGGAGATGGCGGACCGGTTGGCGGCGGAGGGCTACGTCGTCCTCGTCCCGCACGTGTTCTACCGGCAGGGCCGGGCGCCGCTGATCGACACGTCCTCGCTGCAGGACCCGGACGCCCGTCGCGAGCTGTTCGCGCAGATCGGTCCCTGGATGGCCGCACTGACCCCGGAGCTGGCGATGCGGGACGCGGACGCCTACGTCGACTTCCTGCGCTCCCACGACCAGGTCGGCAACGGCCCGATCGGCGTCACCGGCTACTGCATGGGCGGGGCCCTGGCGCTGCGCACCGCGGCCGAGCACCCCGGCGACGTCGGCGCCGCCGCCGCGTTCCACCCGGCCCGGCTCGCCACCGACGCCCCGGACAGCGCGCACCTGCTGGCGGACCGCCTGACGGCCGAGGTGTACGTCGCCGCCGCCGACCAGGACCAGGGCATGCCGCCCGAGCAGCAGGAGCGGCTCGACGCGGCCCTCACCGCGGCCGGCGTCACGCACACCTGCGAGCAGTACGACGGCGCCGCGCACGGCTTCCACGATGTCCGACACGGCCGCCTACGACGAGCAGGCGACCGAGCGGCACTGGGCGGCCCTGACCGACCTGTTCCGGCGCGCGTTGCAGGAGTAAGCCACCAGGGCCGTGGGTACCAGTGCGGCCATGGCTACGAGCAAGCTCCTGCGCACCAAGGACGTCGACGACGTCATCCGGCAGAACGACGACCCGGTCGGCGGTGA
- a CDS encoding dihydropteroate synthase, with protein MLTLGHRTFADTDLLVMAIVNRTRDSFYDRGATYAEDKALERVRAVVAEGAEIVDIGGVKAGPGEVVDVAEEIRRTVPFVAAVREEHPDVVISVDTWRAEVGREVCRVGADLLNDAWGGFDPALAEVAAEHGAALVCTHTNGATPRTPRTARRTTTWWPPRSGTRSRSPSGPSRSGWAARAC; from the coding sequence GTGCTGACGCTCGGACACCGGACCTTCGCGGACACCGACCTGCTGGTGATGGCGATCGTCAACCGGACGCGCGACTCGTTCTACGACCGCGGTGCGACCTACGCCGAGGACAAGGCGCTCGAGCGGGTGCGGGCGGTGGTCGCCGAGGGCGCCGAGATCGTCGACATCGGCGGGGTGAAAGCCGGGCCCGGCGAGGTCGTCGACGTCGCGGAGGAGATCCGGCGCACGGTGCCGTTCGTGGCCGCCGTGCGCGAGGAGCACCCCGACGTGGTGATCAGCGTGGACACCTGGCGGGCCGAGGTCGGCCGCGAGGTCTGCCGGGTCGGCGCCGACCTGCTGAACGACGCGTGGGGCGGGTTCGACCCGGCGCTGGCCGAGGTGGCCGCCGAGCACGGCGCGGCCCTCGTCTGCACGCACACCAACGGCGCCACCCCGCGCACCCCCCGCACCGCCCGTCGTACGACGACGTGGTGGCCGCCGCGATCCGGGACACGGTCACGCTCGCCGAGCGGGCCGTCTCGCTCGGGGTGGGCCGCGAGAGCGTGCTGA
- a CDS encoding dihydropteroate synthase, whose amino-acid sequence MAAAIRDTVTLAERAVSLGVGRESVLIDPAHDFDKNTWHSLELTRRLDEMVATGWPVLVSLSHKDFVGETLDAGLDERLVGTLAATAVSAWHGAQVYRVHDVAPTRQVLDMVASIRGTRPPSRVVRGLA is encoded by the coding sequence GTGGCCGCCGCGATCCGGGACACGGTCACGCTCGCCGAGCGGGCCGTCTCGCTCGGGGTGGGCCGCGAGAGCGTGCTGATCGACCCGGCACACGACTTCGACAAGAACACCTGGCACTCGCTCGAGCTCACCCGGCGGCTGGACGAGATGGTCGCGACCGGCTGGCCGGTGCTGGTCTCCCTGTCCCACAAGGACTTCGTGGGGGAGACCCTCGACGCCGGCCTCGACGAGCGGCTGGTCGGCACCCTGGCGGCCACCGCCGTCAGCGCCTGGCACGGCGCGCAGGTCTACCGCGTGCACGACGTCGCCCCGACCCGGCAGGTGCTCGACATGGTCGCCAGCATCCGCGGCACGCGCCCCCCGTCCCGGGTCGTCCGCGGGCTCGCCTGA
- a CDS encoding DedA family protein, whose translation MTGFLDFLTHVPALVVLAAVGCLVFGEAAVFLGFVLPGETAVLLAGFLASTGRVPVVALAVVVVVAAIVGDSVGYEVGKRFGPRLLRTRAFSRYEGRVDSARGFLDGRGASAIFVGRFTAFLRAVTPGLAGLSGMRYRRFLAYNAAGGLVWGLGCVVAGYVAGSSYQRVAHYLGQGGAAVAVVLVVAALVVWRLRRRGARTGPARPSAAPAAVSRPRTDGHPEPRGRAG comes from the coding sequence GTGACCGGGTTCCTCGACTTCCTGACGCACGTACCGGCCCTGGTCGTGCTCGCGGCGGTCGGCTGCCTGGTCTTCGGTGAGGCCGCCGTGTTCCTGGGCTTCGTGCTCCCGGGCGAGACCGCCGTGCTGCTCGCCGGGTTCCTCGCCTCGACCGGCCGGGTGCCGGTCGTGGCGCTGGCCGTGGTGGTGGTCGTCGCCGCGATCGTCGGCGACTCGGTCGGCTACGAGGTCGGCAAGCGCTTCGGTCCGCGGCTGCTGCGCACCCGGGCGTTCAGCCGCTACGAGGGCCGGGTCGACAGCGCCCGCGGCTTCCTCGACGGACGCGGCGCCTCGGCGATCTTCGTCGGCCGGTTCACCGCGTTCCTGCGCGCCGTCACCCCGGGCCTCGCCGGGCTCAGCGGCATGCGCTACCGGCGGTTCCTGGCCTACAACGCGGCCGGTGGCCTGGTCTGGGGCCTCGGCTGCGTCGTCGCGGGGTACGTCGCCGGCTCGTCGTACCAGCGGGTGGCGCACTACCTCGGCCAGGGCGGTGCCGCGGTCGCCGTCGTGCTGGTGGTCGCCGCGCTGGTGGTGTGGCGGCTCAGGCGGCGCGGTGCTCGGACGGGACCCGCTCGTCCTTCCGCGGCGCCGGCGGCGGTGTCCCGTCCCCGAACGGACGGCCACCCAGAGCCTCGCGGCCGTGCGGGGTGA
- a CDS encoding APC family permease, which produces MATSKLLRTKDVDDVIRQNDDPVGGEAHHTRLSKRLTAWDLMGFGIGIVIGTGIFTLTGIQAKNNAGPAIVVSFAIAGVVSLLAALCYAELAAAVPTAGSSYTYAYTTIGEIFAWIIAWDLILEFALGAAVVSRGWSGYLQDAMNLPTTFFGEESSINLGAMAIALVLGVVAMIGIRESKWVTNALVVVKVSVCVFVIVLGIFFVKAANLTPFVPSSRPVPDGAALSGLKQPLWQWVSGVDATAFGFTGVFVAAAVVFFAYSGFEAVANLGEETKNPAKDMPRGLLGTLAICTVLYILVCLVITGMVSYTDLSEGAPISDAFDQVGMGWASILIAVAAIAGLSSVILVDLVAMGRIGFALCRDGLLPAWIGRVHPKWETPYRVTIGTTAVVMLLAGFIPLDALAEMVSIGTLFAFLVVSIAVVVLRRTRPRMKRPFRTPSVPLLPVVSALCCVGLMTNLAMETWLRFLVWLVIGLVIYGFYGRKHSKLEGASASAETTPVG; this is translated from the coding sequence ATGGCTACGAGCAAGCTCCTGCGCACCAAGGACGTCGACGACGTCATCCGGCAGAACGACGACCCGGTCGGCGGTGAGGCGCACCACACCCGGCTCAGCAAGCGGCTCACGGCGTGGGACCTGATGGGCTTCGGGATCGGGATCGTGATCGGCACCGGCATCTTCACGCTGACCGGGATCCAGGCGAAGAACAACGCCGGCCCGGCGATCGTGGTCTCGTTCGCCATCGCGGGCGTGGTCAGCCTGCTCGCGGCGCTCTGCTACGCCGAGCTCGCGGCCGCCGTACCGACTGCCGGCAGCTCCTACACCTACGCCTACACGACGATCGGCGAGATCTTCGCCTGGATCATCGCCTGGGACCTGATCCTGGAGTTCGCGCTCGGCGCCGCGGTGGTGTCGCGGGGGTGGTCGGGCTACCTCCAGGACGCGATGAACCTGCCCACCACGTTCTTCGGCGAGGAGTCGAGCATCAACCTCGGGGCGATGGCGATCGCGCTGGTGCTCGGGGTGGTGGCGATGATCGGCATCCGCGAGTCCAAGTGGGTCACCAACGCGCTGGTCGTCGTGAAGGTCTCGGTCTGCGTGTTCGTGATCGTGCTCGGCATCTTCTTCGTCAAGGCCGCCAACCTGACACCGTTCGTGCCGTCCTCGCGCCCGGTGCCGGACGGCGCGGCGCTCAGCGGCCTCAAGCAGCCGCTGTGGCAGTGGGTCAGCGGCGTCGACGCCACCGCGTTCGGCTTCACCGGCGTGTTCGTCGCGGCGGCGGTGGTGTTCTTCGCCTACAGCGGCTTCGAGGCGGTGGCCAACCTCGGCGAGGAGACGAAGAACCCGGCCAAGGACATGCCCCGCGGCCTGCTCGGCACGCTGGCGATCTGCACCGTGCTCTACATCCTGGTCTGCCTGGTGATCACCGGGATGGTCAGCTACACCGACCTGTCCGAGGGCGCCCCGATCTCCGACGCGTTCGACCAGGTGGGCATGGGCTGGGCCAGCATCCTGATCGCGGTCGCCGCGATCGCCGGGCTGTCCTCGGTGATCCTCGTCGACCTCGTGGCGATGGGCCGGATCGGCTTCGCGCTCTGCCGCGACGGCCTGCTCCCGGCCTGGATCGGCCGGGTCCACCCGAAGTGGGAGACGCCCTACCGCGTCACCATCGGCACGACGGCCGTCGTCATGCTGCTGGCCGGCTTCATCCCGCTCGACGCCCTCGCCGAGATGGTCAGCATCGGCACGCTGTTCGCGTTCCTGGTGGTCTCCATCGCGGTGGTCGTGCTGCGCCGCACCCGGCCGCGGATGAAGCGGCCGTTCCGGACCCCGTCGGTGCCCCTGCTGCCGGTGGTCTCCGCGCTGTGCTGCGTCGGGCTGATGACCAACCTGGCCATGGAGACCTGGCTGCGGTTCCTGGTCTGGCTGGTGATCGGCCTGGTGATCTACGGGTTCTACGGCCGCAAGCACTCCAAGCTGGAGGGCGCCTCGGCGTCGGCGGAGACCACGCCGGTCGGCTGA